A single window of Salvia splendens isolate huo1 chromosome 8, SspV2, whole genome shotgun sequence DNA harbors:
- the LOC121745773 gene encoding uncharacterized protein LOC121745773, whose protein sequence is MTVTEYDCALCEMTRYAPELVDTDEKMAEKLCAGLKHEIRVAVASRRGLSYSEILACALDVEEVLPKEMTVANTTPVPLQQHNFRDKRKWDGDRTPYDNKRQQPVRNPPQYGGRQSAPYQRGDFRPRAPQCAKCFKNHFGECREKSNKCYTCGGNGHFSRECPSKIMGMGAGQNNQGFRPQVRALQAEPRGYLPAPQQQQQQRRQGLLTQARAYALKEKQPTNQQGNQEQGNLAGMGTLLDMPIVVLFDTGTSHSFISASCVNTLELSINRTEQRMSVTSPVGGTIDISQICSNVEFTMGELKLVAHKLQVMSMGSVDIILGMDWLAENRVTIRCKEREISFQTPGKEPAIFYGISMNRRKSIIFALQVTTMMRKGCPTYLVYLNGEEKKERSIEDVAVVNEFPDVFPNALPGPPPDRQLEFTIDLEPGSAPISKALYRMAPKELEELKIQLQELLDLAVFMDLMNRVFHPYLDKFVLVFIDDVLIYSKNEKEHEEHLRTTLETLRAEKLYAKFSKCDFGSKK, encoded by the exons ATGACGGTGACAGAGTACGATTGTGCACTGTGTGAAATGACTCGATATGCTCCCGAGTTGGTGGATACAGATGAGAAAATGGCAGAAAAGTTATGTGCTGGTCTCAAGCACGAAATAAGAGTAGCAGTGGCAAGTCGCAGAGGACTTTCATATTCTGAGATTTTGGCTTGTGCATTAGATGTGGAAGAAGTGTTGCCTAAGGAGATGACAGTAGCAAATACTACACCAGTGCCACTTCAACAACATAATTTCAGagataagaggaaatgggatgGAGATCGGACTCCATATGATAACAAGAGGCAGCAACCCGTCAGAAACCCACCGCAGTACGGAGGTAGGCAGAGTGCTCCCTATCAGAGGGGTGACTTCCGGCCTAGAGCCCCCCAGTGTGCTAAGTGCTTTAAGAACCATTTTGGGGAGTGCAGAGAAAAGAGCAATAAATGTTACACTTGTGGTGGAAATGGCCACTTCTCAAGAGAATGCCCGAGTAAGATTATGGGGATGGGAGCAGgacagaacaatcaagggtTCCGTCCGCAAGTGCGGGCATTACAAGCCGAACCGAGGGGATACTTACCCGCaccacagcagcagcagcaacaacgTCGTCAAGGACTTCTCACTCAGGCAAGGGCATATGCTTTAAAAGAGAAACAGCCGACGAACCAGCAAGGGAATCAagagcaaggaaacttggcaggtatgggcacgcTCCTCGACATGCCTattgttgttttgtttgataCGGGTACATCACATTCTTTTATATCAGCATCATGTGTGAATACTTTAGAACTGTCTATCAATAGAACTGAACAAAGAATGAGTGTGACTTCACCCGTAGGAGGAACTATAGATATTTCACAAATTTGCTCGAATGTAGAATTTACTATGGGAGAACTTAAGCTGGTTGCACACAAATTACAAGTTATGTCGATGGGGAGTGTAGATATAattttaggaatggattggttggccGAGAATCGTGTTACCATTCGCTgcaaagagagagagatctcTTTTCAAACCCCGGGAAAGGAGCCGGCTATATTTTATGGGATTTCTATGAATCGACGCAAGTCCATAATTTTTGCACTTCAAGTGACGActatgatgaggaagggatgccCAACGTATCTCGTCTATCTAaatggagaggagaagaaagaaagaagcatAGAGGATGTGGCCGTAGTGAATGAATTTCCAGATGTTTTTCCCAACGCCTTGCCAGGACCACCACCCGATAGACAGTTGGAGTTTACAATTGATTTGGAGCCAGGATCAGCACCGATATCTAAGGCACTGTACCGTATGGCGCCTAAGGAATTGGAAGAGCTTAAGATACAACTACAAGAGTTgctagacttgg CTGTATTTATGGACCTTATGAATCGTGtgttccatccatacttggacaagtttgtCTTAGTCTTCATAGACGACGTCCTTatctactcaaagaacgagAAGGAACATGAAGAACATTTGAGGACTACCTTGGAGACGTTAAGGGCCGAGAAACtctacgccaagttcagtaagtgtgatttTGGCTCAAAGAAGTGA